From Phocoena phocoena chromosome 16, mPhoPho1.1, whole genome shotgun sequence, a single genomic window includes:
- the NANOS1 gene encoding nanos homolog 1 — translation MEAFPWAPRSPRRGRAPPPMALVPSARYVSSQRPVHPQPFSSWNDYLGLATLITKAVDGEPRFGCARGGDGGGEGSPPSSSSSSCCSPHAGAGPGTLGPALGPPDYDEDDDDDDSDEPGSRGRYLGGALELRTLELCADPAEAGLLEERFAELSPFAGRAAAVLLGCAPAAAATAEVAPREERAAAWAVEPRLHAASGAAAARLLKPELQVCVFCRNNKEAVALYTTHILKGPDGRVLCPVLRRYTCPLCGASGDNAHTIKYCPLSKVPPPPATRPPPRSARDGLPGKKLR, via the coding sequence ATGGAGGCTTTTCCCTGGGCGCCCCGCTCGCCCCGCCGCGGCCGTGCACCCCCGCCCATGGCGCTCGTGCCTAGCGCCCGCTACGTGAGCTCCCAGCGCCCAGTGCACCCGCAACCCTTCAGCTCGTGGAATGACTACCTGGGGCTCGCCACGCTCATCACCAAGGCGGTGGACGGCGAGCCGCGCTTCGGCTGCGCCCGCGGCGGGGACGGCGGCGGCGAGGGTTCCCcgccctcctcttcttcctcgtCGTGCTGCTCACCCCACGCTGGGGCCGGGCCCGGGACACTGGGGCCCGCGCTGGGGCCGCCCGACTACGACgaggacgacgacgacgacgacagCGACGAGCCGGGATCCCGGGGCCGCTACCTGGGGGGCGCGCTGGAGCTGCGCACGCTAGAGCTGTGCGCGGACCCCGCCGAGGCTGGGCTGCTGGAGGAGCGTTTTGCCGAGCTGAGCCCGTTCGCTGGTCGCGCCGCCGCCGTGCTGCTGGGCTGCGCCCCCGCCGCTGCTGCCACCGCCGAAGTGGCGCCGCGCGAGGAGCGGGCCGCGGCGTGGGCGGTTGAGCCCAGGCTGCACGCCGCCTCCGGGGCGGCCGCCGCCCGGCTGCTCAAGCCCGAGCTGCAGGTGTGTGTGTTCTGCCGGAACAACAAGGAGGCGGTGGCGCTCTACACCACCCACATCCTGAAGGGACCCGACGGGCGAGTGCTGTGCCCCGTGCTGCGCCGCTACACGTGCCCCCTGTGCGGCGCCAGTGGTGACAACGCACACACCATCAAGTACTGTCCGCTCTCCAAAGTGCCACCGCCGCCCGCCACCCGCCCGCCGCCGCGCAGCGCCAGGGACGGCCTGCCCGGCAAGAAGCTGCGTTGA